Below is a window of Virgibacillus sp. NKC19-3 DNA.
GAAACAGCTGAACTCGTTATTAAAGCTGGTTTAAGCCAGTTTAATAATGGGGAATTTAAAATACAACGGATTCCATATGTGGAAGATATAGGAACGATTAATGAAGCCATTCAGTTAGCGAAGGAAAAAAGGGGATTATCGGCTTTACATTGGTAGATCCCGTCTTAAGAGATTATTTAAATGATCAGGCAAAACAGATGAATATAGAAGCTATTGATATTATGGGGCCAATGTTATCAGCTATGGAGCGCGTTTTTGACAGTCCTCCCAGACTAGAGTCGGGGTTAGTTCATAAACTTGATGAAGATTATTTTAAACGGGTGGAAGCCATTGAATTTGCTGTAAAATATGACGATGGACGGGATTCAAGAGGAATTGCGAGAGCAGATATCATTTTAATAGGTGTGTCACGCACCTCCAAAACCCCTTATCTCAATATTTGGCTCATAAGCGATTAAAAGTTGCGAATGTGCCCATTGTCCCAGAAGTGGACCCACCGGAAGAATTATTCGATGTTGATCCAAGAAAATGTATCGGGTTAGCCATTAGTCCGGAAAAATTGAATGAAATTAGGAAAGAACGTCTCAAAGCTTTGGGTTTAGGTGATCAAGCAACTTATGCAAATATAAAAAGAATTCATGAGGAGATCGATTATTTTAATAAAATAGTTGAAAGAATAGGGTGTGAAGTTATTGATGTTTCCCATAAAGCTGTTGAGGAAACAGCAAATATGATTCAACACACCATTAATAAATAATAGTAATTCTGTTAGACGCTTCTTGAATATAAACAAGGTGAAAAAGCATTCCATAAGTTTATGGCATGTTTTTTCCTCTTTTTTCTACTAAATTCCTACTAATTTTTATAAATCATAGACTTTTTTATAGCATTTTGTCCATACTGTATTATAATTAACATTTGTGCAAAGTTATATATGATATCAAGCTGGTATTCTGAAAAGTAAAACATTCAAAATAAGGAAGGATAATCATATCCAGAAGTAGAATTAATGTAAAGTAGGTAAGCAAGACAAAAGAATGGAGAAGAAGATCCTTCAAAATGTAACAAGAAGGAAATTTTTTTCAAGTTAGAGAAAAAAATGTCGAATGATGAAGGATTTTTTCATATGCATCTCGAATATTAATGCAGAATGGTGATTTATATGGCCAATCAAATACCAGATGAAGTGGTAGAAGACATTCGTAAGGCTAATGACATTGTTGATGTAATTGGCGAGTATGTACAATTGAAGAAACAAGGAAGAAATTATTTTGGCTTATGTCCATTTCATGGTGAAAATACTCCTTCTTTTTCAGTTACGCAGGAAAAACAAATTTTTCATTGTTTTGGTTGTGGAAAAGGTGGAAATGTAATGACGTTTCTGATGGAGATGGAGAACTATTCTTTTTATGAAGCATTACAATTTCTTTCCAATCGAAGTGGTATAACCCTACCGGAATCAGGGGTTAAACAAGAATCGTCTTTATCCAGTGAAAATCAAGGGATTCTATCCGCCAATGAATGGCTTACGAAACTTTATCATCATTTATTAAGATATACGAAAGATGGGAAAGAGGGATATACCTATTTTCGAGAAAGAGGACTTGAAGACGAAACAATTGAGGTATTTCAATTAGGATTTGCACCTAATGTAAAAGATTTCACCAGAGATTTCCTTGAAAAAAGGGCTTTCATCAACAATTATTAATAAAAGCAGGTTTACTATCATTAAATAATGATAATAGTGTAACTGATCGTTTTAAAGGAAGAGTAATCTTTCCAATCCGTAACCATCTAGGTAAAACAATCGGATTTGGCGGTCGCACCATTACGGGGCAAGAACCTAAATATCTAAACAGCTCCGAAAGTGATCTGTTTCAAAAAGGCAAACTTTTATTTAATTTTGATTTAGCTAAAAAGCATATTCGCAAGAAAAATGAAGTAATCTTATTTGAAGGGTATATGGATGTTATAGCAGCATACCAGGCTGGCGTTAAAAATAGTGTTGCTACACTGGGAACTGCATTATCACAAAATCAGGCTAAGCTCTTAAAACGCTATGTTGATACAGTGATATTGTGTTATGATGCCGATGATGCCGGTCTTGAGGCGACATATAAATCTGCAAATTTACTGCGTCAGGTTGGCTGTCATGTTAAAGTTGCTAATTTAAAGGATGATATGGATCCGGATAATTTTATTAGTGAATATGGTGCACGCGTTTTTGAGAATGAAGTAATAAAAGCAAGTGATACGTTTATGAGTTTTTATATGCGTTATTTGAAAAAAGATTATAATTTAAGTCTTGAAGGAGACCGCATAAATTATATAGAAGAGGTTCTAAAACAGCTTGCAGTGATTGAGAGTTCCATTGAACGGGAATATTATATTAAAGAGCTAAGTAATGAATATAATATTTCTGTAGATACGTTAACAGATGAAATATATGCACATCGACAAAAGTTGGGAATTCATAAGGATAAGAGAGAAAAGAACAGATATACTAATAGGAAAGCAAACACTGATACTGAAAAATTACTGCCGGCTTTTCATAATGCTGAAAGACAGCTTATTTCATATATGTTGCAAGATACGCATATTACTGATAAGGTGCAAAAGGAATTAGGGGCAGCCTTTAACATAGATGAGCATAAAATAATTGCAACACATCTATATGCTTTTTATGAAGAAGGTCATC
It encodes the following:
- a CDS encoding toprim domain-containing protein, producing MDVIAAYQAGVKNSVATLGTALSQNQAKLLKRYVDTVILCYDADDAGLEATYKSANLLRQVGCHVKVANLKDDMDPDNFISEYGARVFENEVIKASDTFMSFYMRYLKKDYNLSLEGDRINYIEEVLKQLAVIESSIEREYYIKELSNEYNISVDTLTDEIYAHRQKLGIHKDKREKNRYTNRKANTDTEKLLPAFHNAERQLISYMLQDTHITDKVQKELGAAFNIDEHKIIATHLYAFYEEGHPADVSLFIENLTDESIKDLVIEIAMTPMLKDISDKEINDYITIIRAQTNDIVSIKSLQEHQKLAEQQNDPLKAAEILQQIIDIQKQWKHTN